In one window of Erythrolamprus reginae isolate rEryReg1 chromosome 1, rEryReg1.hap1, whole genome shotgun sequence DNA:
- the FEN1 gene encoding flap endonuclease 1, whose amino-acid sequence MGIHGLAKLIADIAPAAIRENDIKSYFGRRVAIDASMSIYQFLIAVRQGADMLHNEEGETTSHLMGMFYRTIRMVENGIKPVYVFDGKPPQLKSGELAKRTERRTEAEKQLQEAKEMGEEENVEKFSKRLVKVTKQHNDECKKLLTLMGIPYVDAPGEAEASCAALVKGNKVYAAATEDMDCLTFGSPVLMRHLTASEAKKLPIQEFHLNRVLQDMSLSQKEFVDLCILLGCDYCESIRGIGPKRAVELIKQHKNIEKIIQQLDTKKYPVPENWLHKEAQKLFLEPEVVNPEEVELKWNEPDEEGLVSFMCGEKQFNEERIQNGIKRLNKSRQGSTQGRLDDFFKVTGSITSAKRKEPEPKGSAKKKAKSSGSATSKFKKGK is encoded by the coding sequence ATGGGAATCCATGGTTTGGCCAAGCTGATCGCAGATATAGCTCCTGCTGCCATTCGAGAAAATGACATCAAGAGTTACTTTGGGCGGAGAGTGGCCATTGATGCTTCTATGAGTATTTACCAGTTCTTAATTGCTGTACGGCAGGGAGCTGACATGTTGCACAATGAAGAAGGTGAGACTACAAGCCACTTGATGGGGATGTTCTACCGCACTATCCGCATGGTGGAAAATGGCATCAAGCCTGTCTATGTCTTTGATGGAAAACCCCCACAGTTGAAATCGGGTGAATTGGCTAAACGTACTGAGCGGCGGACCGAAGCAGAAAAGCAACTGCAAGAAGCCAAAGAGATGGGTGAGGAGGAAAACGTAGAGAAGTTCAGCAAGAGGCTAGTGAAAGTGACTAAGCAGCACAATGATGAGTGTAAAAAACTGCTGACCTTGATGGGTATCCCATATGTAGATGCCCCTGGTGAAGCGGAAGCTAGCTGCGCTGCACTGGTGAAAGGAAACAAGGTCTATGCAGCTGCTACCGAGGATATGGATTGCTTGACCTTTGGCAGCCCTGTGCTAATGCGACATCTTACCGCCAGTGAGGCAAAAAAACTGCCCATTCAGGAATTTCATCTAAACCGTGTTCTCCAGGATATGAGCTTGAGCCAAAAAGAATTTGTAGACTTGTGTATATTACTAGGTTGTGATTACTGTGAAAGCATCCGTGGCATTGGACCCAAGCGTGCAGTGGAACTCATCAAGCAGCACAAAAACATAGAGAAGATTATTCAGCAGCTAGATACTAAGAAGTATCCTGTGCCTGAGAATTGGCTGCATAAGGAGGCCCAGAAACTTTTCTTGGAGCCTGAAGTTGTAAACCCAGAAGAAGTGGAGCTGAAGTGGAATGAGCCTGATGAGGAAGGGCTTGTTAGCTTCATGTGTGGAGAGAAGCAATTCAATGAAGAAAGAATTCAAAATGGGATCAAGAGGTTAAACAAGAGCCGACAAGGAAGCACTCAGGGTCGGCTGGATGATTTTTTCAAAGTGACTGGCTCTATTACCTCAGCTAAGCGTAAGGAGCCAGAACCTAAGGGatcagccaaaaagaaggctaaGAGTAGTGGTTCAGCAACATCAAAAtttaagaaaggaaaataa
- the TMEM258 gene encoding dolichyl-diphosphooligosaccharide--protein glycosyltransferase subunit TMEM258: protein MELETMSRYTSPVNPAVFPHLTVVLLAIGMFFTAWFFVYEVTSTKYTRDIYKELLISLVASLFMGFGVLFLLLWVGIYV, encoded by the exons ATG GAGCTTGAAACAATGAGCAGATACACCAGTCCGGTGAATCCGGCTGTGTTTCCACATCTTACTGTGGTGCTCCTGGCCATTGGCATGTTCTTCACAGCTTGGTTCTTTGT TTATGAAGTGACATCCACCAAGTATACCCGGGATATTTACAAAGAACTACTCATCTCTCTAGTAGCATCACTCTTCATGGGCTTTGGAGTTCTCTTCTTATTGCTGTGGGTTGGAATCTATGTGTGA